The DNA window GACAACATGATCATTGTGCACGGCCCTCCACCTAGACCCCACGCCGAACTCGCCGGTCTGCCCCAATCGCACGCACCTCGCTCGCGTGCTCGCCCTAGCCGCTCTGCCCTCTTTCCTCGCACGCCGCCGACACCACCACCCTGCCCTCGTCGTCGCCCACCGCGGTGGCCGCCCTGCCCTCGGCCCTGCTGTCCCCGCTGTCGCCCTGGCCTCGCCCCCACCGTCGTTCTCGTTCAGATCCGGTCCGTGGAGATTTCGGAGTCCGTCTTACGGCTCTGCAGCTTCGACGCTGCTGGCAACGGTGCCGGCAGCATCTCTGTAAGCCTTCTCTTTTACATGGAGCTCCTAATTTCCCTGAGAATTCGTTACTTTCTTTCAGTAAGCAGCATCAGAGTATGTGTTTCCCACTAGCAAATGGAAGAATAGAGGGGGAAATGGGACCAATGCGATTCACCTAGGAACTAGCATTCTCCTGATTGCCAGAGTTATTTTTCTGTTAAAAGATTTTGTGATTGATCGGTGTTTTGCCTTTAAAGTTTTACAGATAGTAATCAGTGTTGTGATAGACCATCGTCAAGTCTTTTAAGTCCTaaacaagttgggataggctagagttgaaacccaacagaaacaatcaaggttcaggcacgtgaatagctgtcttccaagcactcctatctaaggctaagtctttgggtatattccatcctttcaagtctccttttattgcccctacccaagtcaacttcggtcttcctctgcctctcttcacgttattatcctgacttaggattccactacgcaccggtgcatctggaggtctccgttgcacatgtccaaaccatctcaaccggtgttggacaagcttttcttcaattggtgctacccctaatctctcacgtatatcatcgttccgaactcgatcccttcttgtatgcccgcaaatccaacgcaacatacgcatttccgcgacacttagctgaaacaattgaaacaattTTTGTTGGGTAGCCAAATGATTTGCCTGCTTGAACATGTTCAAGTTGTTGATTAACCCGTATCCTTTGTCACCCCAATTATAAGTTATATAACTTCAGAATGGTTATGCCAGCTGCAGTTTGATCATTGCACTACAGATCATGGAGATAGCTAAATACTAATCACAGTATCTGAGGCTGAGCTGCTAGGCTGTTTATTTCTATGGTAATAATGATTTACCTCAATGGCACAAATATCTACAGGCCTTGATTTCTCTCCCTGTACCTCAGAAATGTGCAGGTTGTTACTGAAATACGACCTCTAAATGTTTGTTTGGACAAATGAAAATCATATAACCTAAGTATGCAAGCATGATTCTGTAGCGAAATTAGTAAAATCTGACTTCATTGATATCTAAAGGTTTAGTAGCTGTGCTGCCAGAGCTGGTGCGATGGCTGGGATGGAACCCCCTGGGGATTGTTAAAAGAAAAAGATCCCAAAACCATTAAAGCAATTAATGCAATGCAATAGAAATAGCAAGCAAAGACTTACTGAACATCCACGCTATTATTTTCTTCCTCAACCTAAGCTAAACAGATAAATTTGTAATTTCATCAAAGCTTAATATTGGTCAACTTAATGCTTCTGTGATCAAGGCAACCAATCAAAAGGACAAGTTTTATATAGGTGAAAGTTAAGTTTCTAGCTCTTATTTCATCATAATAGAACTGTAATTGATCCTATCTCTTCTGAGAAAAAAGAGGAACGTACCAGTAAGCAAGAAAAATGGGAAAGGGGTTGTGCTTGTGTGTTTCCTTGTGGGTCTTCCATTGTAGCATTTGGCTGTGTTGTGTTTGAATATCCATGACTTGAAACTGATGGCAGGTCAATATTGACGACCAGGCACATCTACGGCCCCCTGCCTCAGTACATCAGACTCTGAAACTGAAGGCCCATCAATGTTATCCATGTTAGTACCAATTCTTGTCTCAACATCCTCATTTGCTGAACAATTTAGAGCATTGTTGTCATAGTAATCTTGATTCCTGCAAAGCAACCTCATCAGAAGAGTGTACATCTCATGTTTTGAATCATAAATTTGCAGGAAAATGTTTTCACCTGACATCTATTCGATTAACTGATGGGGATTCATCTAGAATATGGACCTGACATGGCCGAGCTGGATGATCTGGTTGCCGGCGCCAGGGATGGGGATGGAACGGCCACAACAAAGCCCACTGCCGAGACCTCCACTGGCATCTCCATCCAACGTCGTCGCAGGTAACCGCAGCGGAGTGCGACAAGCTCGATGACCCCAAGGCCAGGCGGCCCTCCTCCATGCTGCCCTTGGCCCGATCAAAAGCGGGAGGCCTCTTCCGCTTCGCCCTTGGACAGAGCTCGGCAGCAACACCGCCGTTCGCTAGATCGAGGCCGGCGGCCTCTTCCATGCCGCCCTTGGCCAGATCGAGGCCAGGCCGCGCTGTCGTTGACCAGATCGAGGCCAGGCCGCCCACCTCCGCGCCGCCCTTGGCCGGATCCAGGACGTGAGGACCCCCTCTGCGCCGCCATTGACCGGATCCAGTCAGAGTGCTGGAGCTCGAATGAACCCTAGAAATAAGCTATATTACTTGAATTATTCATCCCAACTATACTACTCAAAAAAATATTTATGTAACTATAGTACTTAATTGAATCATACACCCTAACTATACCactcaaaatattttttttgcaaTTATGAATTTACCTTTTTACCCTTCATTAAATAAAAGAACTATGAAAAAGGAATTACATCTTCTTTATTTAGAATCCTAATCCTCTCAATTTTAAAGGCGATGGGAGACGACGTGACGCATATGGGTTCACCGAACATAGACACCTATCGCCTCACTCTCATCGTCTCTCATCGCTTTCTGCCTTCCTAGCCATCAGATCTACGATGTGAGCCGTCAAAATTCCCCTCAACCATTATAAAAAATTTATATACCATTATTAGCTCGGCTATATATTGTGATGTTTCTGGAATTTTCGTAACCCTGTGTGCTTTTAGAGAGTGACTTTGGACGGGATAGAAAAGGTTGCTGATGTGGATTACCAAGATGCTGGAAAGATGAAAATCCATGTGGGATCAAGCAGGCCTAGGAGAGAAGGTGTACTCTTTTATGTGGTTGTTGCAAAACCAAAGCCTCACAGCTACCCATAGGATCGGCCGGAACCCAAAAAGCTACTCAGACTTGTCAGCAGCCCTGCCCCCTCGCCGTCTGCTCCAACTGAGGAAGCCTCTGCTGTAGCCGATGACCAAGAGCATTTGGACCAGCCGGCTGAGACTCGGCCCAAGAGGAACAGAAGGCCCAACCCAGCGGTACTTGGCCCTGAGTGGCGTGTGTGAGTGATATATATGTATCGAGAGAGGAAGGGCAAGGTTATCAGAAAACTGTGAACTCTAAACTTTTATCAAGCATTCATCTGAGATTCTCTCCTGTGTTCTTCCTTCTCTCCCAAGTTGCTCCTCCCCCCACCTCTCTGCTATCATTTGGTATCAGACTATCCAGTCCTGGATCCCGATTTGCCCCACGCGCACTTCACCCGCATTCAATGTGCCCGCGGCGCCATGGATCCGAACCTCAAGCTCGTGCTCGACGAGATCAACCGCTGGTTTGATGCCCAAGACCAGAAGTGGGAGTCGTGCTTCTCCAACCTCGAGCGGGCTCACTCTGCTCGCGCCAACGAGGTCGATCAGCGCGTCTCCGCCCTCGAATCGACGGCTGCCGTCCTCGAATCGGACCGCGCCGAGCTCGCTAAGGCAGACGTCCACGCGGGGCTCACCAACCTGGAGGCTGTCTACGTCGACCGGTCAGACGACGTCCACATGCGCCTCTCCGCCCTTGAATCCATCCGCGTCGACAACATGTTCGCCGAGACAGCGGACCGAGTGACGACCCTAGAGACGGCGGCTACGGATCTGGGCACCTAGCGCCCCGAGGTTGAGGCTCTCATCGACGATCTCAAGCTGGAGGTCCAGAAGATCTCGAAGACTTGGGATCACGCGTCTCTGGCTTCCTTGACTCACCCTCCTGGGTTCCTGCTTCACCCCATTGCGGCCGGACCCGGCGTACTCGGTATACCTTTATCGGCGACCGGGCGTGCCTCTGCCGGAGCATTCGCCGATGGGCCCTGTGGGCACCGCGTTCCAACCTCGCCACGAGATCTTGCGGCCGGGTTGCAAGCGACCCCGTCCCATGTCCCGGCCAATGGTATGAACACCGCTCCTCACCCTATTTCGATTCCTCAATTGGCACCGCTTCCtcgcccaccaccaccgccaccgccagccCCAAATCTACCACCACCAGCCCCAAATCCTCACTTAGGTCGTTTGCCTAAACTTACTTTTCCCTGATTCAATAGTGAAAACCCCCGTTCCTAGCGTACCTTAGCTGAGGATTATTTTGCCATGTATGGTGTCGAGTCCCCAATGTGGATTCGAGTGTCCCGCCAGCATGTCGATGGTCCCGTGAAGAGGTAGATTCATTCATTTGAGACCACTATTCCCCATTGTACCTAGACCGAATTTTACAACTCCTTCATGACCGATTTGACCGTGATCAACATGAAATCCTCATCCACCAACTCTTTTGGGTTAAACAGACTTCCACTGTGTCGGCCTATGTCACCCAATTCGCTGAGCTCGTTGATCAGATGTCTTCTTACTCCACCTCCACCGATCCACTGTACCACACTATGCCTTTCATCGGCGGTCTTAAGCCTGAAATCTGTTCTGTTGTCTTGATGCAACGCCCAAAAGACCTCGACACTGCTTGTACGCTCGCATTGTTGCAGGAAGAGGTGGCCGGCCCCGTGATGTCCAAGCCGTCGCGCTATGGTGATTGGTCTTCTTCATCAAGGAGTTCTTCACCATCCAAGTATAATGCGCAAGTGCCTCCTCGTCAAGACAAGTTGCCCATTGCTGCTGCGGCGGGAGACTCTGCTGGTGTTGCTACGCCTGAGTCCAAATTGGCGGTGGTTAAATCTTACGCCGGGCTATGGGCTTATGTT is part of the Miscanthus floridulus cultivar M001 chromosome 9, ASM1932011v1, whole genome shotgun sequence genome and encodes:
- the LOC136481810 gene encoding uncharacterized protein yields the protein MEEAAGLDLANGGVAAELCPRAKRKRPPAFDRAKGSMEEGRLALGSSSLSHSAAVTCDDVGWRCQWRSRQWALLWPFHPHPWRRQPDHPARPCQVHILDESPSVNRIDVRNQDYYDNNALNCSANEDVETRIGTNMDNIDGPSVSESDVLRQGAVDVPGRQY